The Stenotrophomonas sp. ASS1 genome segment CGAGAGCCGCTTCCGCGCGGCGTTCTACCAGGCCAATGTCGGCATGCTGAAGCTCGACACCGATGGCCGCGTGGTCGAGGCCAACCAGGCGATGGCGGATATCCTCGACTATCGGCGCGATGTGCTGCTGCAGATGCTGCTGGGTGACCTGCTGATGGAGGGGGAACTGGTCCTCGATGGTGTCGGCCGCATCGACTGGGACCGGCAGCTGCGGCCGAGCGAGCTGCGTTTCCGCCGGCGCGATGGCAGCCTCGTCTGGGGACGCTGGAGCGGTACCGCGGTTCGCGGCTCGGGCGGTGGATTGTCGGTGTTCGCGATCATCGAGGATGTCAGCCAGAACCATGCACTGGCGCGCGAGATCGAGCATCACGCCAGCCACGATCCGCTGACCGGCCTGATCAACCGCCGCGAGATCGAACGCCTGCTGGAACGCGCGCTGCTGCAGGTCCGGACCGACGGTGGTACGCATGCGCTGTGCTACATCAACCTGGACCACTTCAAGCTGGTCAACGACAGCTTCGGTCATGCCGCCGGCGACCAGATGCTGCGCGGTTTCGCCGACTATCTGGTGGCGGCGGTGCGTGATGGCGATTGGGTCGGCCGCCTGGGGGCCGATGAGTTTGCGGTGTTCCTCGCCCACGCCGGCCAGGATGAAGCCAAGCGGGTACTGCAGCGGGTGATCCGCAACCTGGGCCAGGCCACGTTCCCGATCAGCGAGGGCAGCCCGCAGTTGAGCTGCAGCATCGGCGTGGTCGAGGTCAGTGCCGACGCCCCCGATGTGAACTGGCTGATGAGCGCTGCCGACAGCGCCTGCTATGCCGCCAAGCAGGCCGGTCGCAACCGCGTGCACTGCTTCAACGAGAACCGCATGGCGCTGGAGGAGCGGCGGCAGGAGGCCGAGCGTCTGCAGGGTGTCAGCCTGGCCATGGCGGAGAATCGCATGCTGCTGTACGCGCAGCGCATCGCCCGCGTGGGCGATCCGTCCTACCTGCACTACGAAGTGCTGGTGCGCATGCGCGGTACCGATGGCAGCCTGCACCTGCCCGGTCAGTTCATGCCGGCGGTGGAGCGATACGGCATGGCGGTGGCGCTGGATCGGCACGTGCTCGGGCTGTTGTTCCGCCACCTGCAGGTCTGCCCGGCACACGTGCGCCAGCTGGGCCTGTGCAACGTCAACGTTTCGGCGCAGTCGATCGCCGAGCCCGGATTCCTCGCCTTCGTCTGCGACCTGCTCGAGCGCAACCGCGCGCTGGCCTCCAAGTTGTGCTTCGAGATCACCGAGACCGCGGCGATCAGCAACCTCAGCCAGGCCCGCGCCTTCATCGATGCGGTGAAGGCACGGGGGTGCCGGATGGCGCTGGATGACTTCGGCTCCGGCCTGTCTTCCTTCGGCTACCTGCGCCAGTTGCCGGCGGACATCCTGAAGATCGACGGCGCCTTCGTGCGCGACATGGATACCGACCCTGTCAGCCACGCCACGGTGCGTGCGATCAGCGAGCTCGGGCGCGAGCTGCAGATGGAAGTAGTGGCCGAGTGGGTGGAGACCGCCGAGGTTGCCGGTGCGCTGACCCGGCTTGGCGTACAAGGGCTGCAGGGCTATGCCATCGAACGGCCGCAGCCGCTGGAGCGGCTGACCCTGGTCGATCTGCGCCCGGTACGGCTGGTCGCGGTGAAGGGGCCGCCGGCGGCTGGCTGAACCGCGGGCGCCGACTTTGGTCTACACATGCGTGGCGTGCCCGGCTGCGATAATGCGCGCCAGGGGCGGCGCGCAGTGGGCGCGGACGTAAGCAGGAACAGGACGTGGCGTGGGCGGCAGGCAGTGGCGGTATGGAACAGGAGCGGTGCTGGCCGTCCTGATGGTGTGGTTGGCGTTGCCGTGGCCGCTTCAGGCTGCAGAGGCCGTGTCGGGCCATGATTATCTCCTGGTCGGCGGCGCTACCGACGAGCCGACGCCGCACCGCGCATGCACGCCGCAGATGCTGTCCGGCGCCCGCCAGCAGGTGCTGGTACCGGCTCCGCCGCAGGGCTGGTCAGGGCAACCGCAGGCGCTGGACGTGTTCAACGTCTTTGCCGGTGAAGTGCGCGTCCAGCACGGCGACCGCGAGATCTGCGGCAACATGCACGACGCGCGCACCCGCGATTCACGTTTCCGGGCTGGCATCGGCCTGGTGGCGGTACCGCCGGCCGGCAGCCATGAGCCGTTCCTGGTCTCCTGGCAGACACCGCTGAAGGCACGTTGGGTACCGACCCTGCGGCTGGGCGCGCCCAGCCCGGTGCAGCAGAACGACACCGCCCGCCTGCTGGTGCGCGCGGCCTGCATCGCGGTGGCGATCGCGCTGGCGCTGTCGGCGTTGATGGCCTTCCTGACCACCCGGGACCGCAGTTTCCTGGTCTACATCGCCGGCACCACCGTGATGGTGCTGTGGCAGGCCATCCTCGGCGGGCTGAGCGGCTATCCGGAACCCTGGCTGCCGGTGGGCGAGCACGGCGCCTGGTGGCTGCTGGCGCTGACCGCTGCGACCCAGGCACTGGTGCTGCCGGCGCTGTGGCGGCTGAACGGAGGCGACCGCGTGCTGCCTCGATCGCGCCCGGCCCAACTGGCGGTGTTGTGGACCCTGATGGCGCTGGCCGTGCTGGTGCCGTGGCTGCGCTGGGAGCATCTGGCCTGGGTCGCGAAGGGCTTGCAGGTGTCCTATCTGTCCGGATGTGGCCTGGCACTGATGGTCGGCGTCTGGGCACGCTGGCGCGGCGACCGTTGGGCACAGGCGGGTCTGGCCGCGCTGGCACCGATGCTGGTACTGATCATCGCCGATGCCTGTGGTGCTGCGTGGCTGCTGGAATACCGGGTGGAGGCGCTGCAGCTGGCGGTGACCTGGCTGTTGATGATGGCCGCATATGCGTTGAACCAGCGGCTGGGCCGGCTGCGCCAGCAGCGTGATGAACTTCGCCAGCTGGCCGAGACCGATGGCCTGACCGGGCTTCCCAACCGTCGCGCCGGACTGCAGCAGCTGGCCCGCCATCTGGAACGGGTGGACCGTGAGCGCGGCCCGTTGGTGATCGGCTTCCTCGACATCGACCTGTTCAAGGACATCAACGACCGCCACGGCCACGCAGTGGGCGACCAGGTGCTGGTGGCGGTGGCGCGTGCCCTGCGCGCGGCGGTGCGCAGCCAGGACGAAGTGGTGCGGATGGGCGGCGAAGAGTTCCTGCTGCTGATGCCCGGCATGCCGCGCGAGGCGGCGTCGGCACGGCTGGACCGCCTGCGCCAGCGCATCACCGAGGCTGGCCAGGCCCTGCAGGTGCCGGGGCTGGAGGTGACCGCCAGCATCGGCCTGGCGCAGTGGCGACCGGGCGAGGACGATCTGGCCGGGCTGCTGCGGCGCGCCGACCATGCCATGTACGTGGCAAAGCGGGCGGGCCGCAACCGGGTCTTCGACGGTGAGGAGCTCGATCCGCCCGCCCTGGCATGAAGCGCAGCGGGCGGCGATGCCGGATAATGGGCCGATGACCACCCGACTCAACAAACATATCGCCGACACCGGCTTCTGCTCCCGCCGCGAGGCCGATCGCCTGATCGCCGCGCGCCGCGTTACCGTCAACGGCCATCCGGCCGGTACCGGCGCGGTGGTGGGCGAGGAAGACCAGGTGCTGGTCGACGGCCAGCCGCTGCGCGCTCGCGTGGCACGCAAGCCCGGCGCCCGCCGCCACGTCTACATCGCGCTGAACAAGCCGGTGGGCGTCACCTGCACCACCGAAACCTCGGTCAAGGGCAACATCGTCGACTTCGTCGGCCACGAACAGCGCATCTTCCCGATCGGGCGCCTGGACAAGGAGTCCGAGGGACTGATCCTGATGACCAGCAACGGCGACATCGTCAACCAGATCCTGCGTGCCGAGAACGGCCACCAGAAGGAGTACCTGGTGGCGGTGAACAAGCCGGTCACCGACGAGTTCCTGCGTGGCATGGCGCGCGGCGTGCGCATCCACGACCAGATGACGCTGCCGTGCAAGGCCTCGCGCATCGCCAAGTTCGGTTTCCGCATCACCCTGCAGCAGGGACTGAACCGGCAGATCCGCCTGATGGCCGCCGAATTCGGCTATCGCGTGACCCAGCTGCGCCGCGTGCGCATCGACAACATCAAGATCGGCGCGCTGAAGCCGGGCCAGTGGCGCAACCTGACCGAGCAGGAACTGCAGGGCCTGCTGCCGAAGCAGCTGGACTGGTAACGCGCGGTAGTGCCGGCCGCTGGCCGGCTGCTCCAGGCATCGAATGAGTGCGGGATGCCGGCCAGCGGCCGGCACTCCCCGTTGTGCGGATTGCGCACCGGCATCAGCTAGACTCCGCAGTGACCTGCCGGAACGTGACGCTGCATGATCAAGCCCGACAAGCCTGCCAACGAAGCCCTTCGGCTCGAGGCGCTGTACCGCTACCGGATCCTGGATTCGCAGCGTGAGAAATCCTTCGACGACCTGGTCGCGATCGCCAAGGCGGTCTGCGGTACCTCGATGGCGGCGGTGACCCTGATCGACGTCGAACGGCAGTGGTTCAAGTCGATCCAGGGCATCGACGCGGCGGAAAACCTGCGCAGCGAATCGATGTGTGGCCACGCCATCCTGCAGCCGCAGGAAATCATGGTGGTCGAGGACGCGTTGCAGGACATCCGCTTCCACGACAACCCGGTAGTGACCGGCGACCCGCACATCCGCTTCTACGCCGGTGCGCCACTGATCAGTTCCGATGGCCTGCCTCTGGGCACGCTGTGCGTGTTCGATGCACATCCGCAGCACCTGCCCAGCGACAAGGCCGAGGCACTGGCCGCGCTGTCACGGCAGGTGATGCTGGTAATGGAGCTGCGCCGTTTCGCGCTCGACATCCAGAAGCACATGCTGGAGCGCGATGACTACGAGCGCCTGTTGGCGGAGTACCAGGACGTGCTGCTGGCGCAGAATGCCGACCTGGCCGAGCAGAGCCGCACCGATGCGCTGACCGGCCTGCCCAACCGCCGCGCAATGGCGGCGGCACTGGAAGAGGCGGTGGTGGAGATCGATGGGCAACCGGGCGTCGCCTGCGTCGCGTTGCTCGACATCGATCATTTCAAGCACATCAATGATTTCCAGGGCCACGCTACAGGCGACCGGGTGCTGGCCGAGCTGGGCGTGCTGCTGCGCTCGCACTTCGCCGGCCGCGGCATGGCTGCGCGCTACGGCGGCGAGGAGTTCGTGGCGGTAATGCCGGGCACCGACCTGCACACGGCCGAACTGCAATGCGAGTTCCTGCGCCTGGCCGTGGCTGACCTGCCGCTTGGATTCCCGGTCACGATCAGCATCGGTGTTGCCCAGCACCAGCCAGGTGAAAGCGTGGATGACATGCTGGCGCGCGCCGACAAGGCGCTGTACCGGGCCAAGGGCAATGGTCGCAACCGGGTGGAACGGGCGGGCTGAGCCCTGCATGCAGTAGATCCACGCCATGCGGGGATGCTTTTGCAGATGAGGTAACGCCGTGTCGCGGCCTGTGCGATTGCGCCCGGCGAATATGCCGTCCCTGTTCCCACGGACACGACCATGCTGCAGACCCTGGCCATCGCCCACTATCGCTCGCTGCACGGGCTGGTACTGCCGCTGCAGCCGTTGAACGTGGTCACCGGTGACAACGGCAGTGGCAAATCCAGCCTGTACCGCGCGCTGCGCCTGCTGGCGGAGACCGCGCAGGGCGGCGTCGCGGCGGTTCTGGCGCGCGAAGGTGGGCTCGGTTCGGCGCTGTGGGCGGGGCCGGAAAAAATGGACCGTCGGGTTGCTGCCGGCGAAATTCCCTTGCAGGGCGGCCCGCGTCAGGAATCGGTGGGGCTGAAGCTGGGCTTCACCACCGACGAGTTCGGCTATGCCATCGACCTGGGCTACCCACCGCCCAGCCGTTCGGCCTTCGCACTGGACCCGCAGATCAAGGCCGAGGCGATCTGGGCCGGGCCGTTCCTGCGCAGCGCCAACCTGCTGGTCGACCGACGTGGGGCAATGGTGCGGCAACGCCATGCGCGCGGCTGGGATCTGGTCGATGACCGGTTGTCGCTGTTCGACAGTCTGTTCACCCAGGTTGGCGATCCGCAGCGCATGCCGGAAACCATCGCCCTGCGCGAGTACATCCGTCGCTGGCGCTTCTACGACCATTTCCGCAGCGACGCCGATGCCCCGGCACGGCAACCGGCGATGGCCACGCGCACGCCGGTGCTGCATCACGACGGTCGCGATCTGGCGGCGGCCTGGGTGACCATCCTCGAGATCGGTGATCCGGGCGCACTGGCGCGCAGCGTGGAGGATGCGTTCCCGGGCGCCACGGTGGGGTTCGAGGAACTGGACGGTCGACTCGCCCTGCGCTTCCACCAGCCGGGGCTGCTGCGGCCGTTGTCGATGGCCGAGCTGTCCGACGGCACGCTGCGCTTCCTGCTGCTGGCCGCGGCACTGCACACGCCGCGCCCGCCGCCGCTGCTGGTGCTCAACGAACCGGAGACCAGCCTGCATCCTGACCTGCTGCCGGCGCTGGCGCGGCTGATCATCGCGGCCAGTGCGCGCAGCCAGGTGTGGGTGGTCTCACACGCCAGCCGACTGATCGCAGCACTGGAGCAGGCGCCCGGCTGTCATTCGCTGCATCTGCACAAGGAACAGGGGCGCACGCTGTTGAGCGGGCAGGGCTTGCTGGATGCCCCGGCATGGCACTGGCCACAGCGCTGACAAGGCGATTCGCACCCTGCGCGGATACGCTCAATCGGCGATGTTGCGTGCTTCCGACGTACCGAGAATCTCCGGGTGCTGCACCGGCTTGCGGCGGTTCAACAACGGATGCAGGAACACCGCGCCGACGATGATCGCCACGCCCAGGTAGAACCACGGCGTGACCTCGTGCTGCTC includes the following:
- a CDS encoding EAL domain-containing protein, whose translation is MGRSGTDQQSRRVPMTRGLGLRFALLTGMAIGLVALSALIQELQAASTAWIAGQGYWSRGQQDATAALSRYLARGDAQDLDDARQALRIPLGDLQARLALEQAVPDEEKARQGFLQGGNARADIPRLVFSFRYARDLGAFREATALWRQTDGDLEAVQALVAELQRRHAAGELPVADRNRYLQQLRDLDRRLQVQAQAFSQALLRMATMVRIATLMVGGLSVLVISLMAVALARRVGKDLTEHESRFRAAFYQANVGMLKLDTDGRVVEANQAMADILDYRRDVLLQMLLGDLLMEGELVLDGVGRIDWDRQLRPSELRFRRRDGSLVWGRWSGTAVRGSGGGLSVFAIIEDVSQNHALAREIEHHASHDPLTGLINRREIERLLERALLQVRTDGGTHALCYINLDHFKLVNDSFGHAAGDQMLRGFADYLVAAVRDGDWVGRLGADEFAVFLAHAGQDEAKRVLQRVIRNLGQATFPISEGSPQLSCSIGVVEVSADAPDVNWLMSAADSACYAAKQAGRNRVHCFNENRMALEERRQEAERLQGVSLAMAENRMLLYAQRIARVGDPSYLHYEVLVRMRGTDGSLHLPGQFMPAVERYGMAVALDRHVLGLLFRHLQVCPAHVRQLGLCNVNVSAQSIAEPGFLAFVCDLLERNRALASKLCFEITETAAISNLSQARAFIDAVKARGCRMALDDFGSGLSSFGYLRQLPADILKIDGAFVRDMDTDPVSHATVRAISELGRELQMEVVAEWVETAEVAGALTRLGVQGLQGYAIERPQPLERLTLVDLRPVRLVAVKGPPAAG
- a CDS encoding diguanylate cyclase; its protein translation is MGGRQWRYGTGAVLAVLMVWLALPWPLQAAEAVSGHDYLLVGGATDEPTPHRACTPQMLSGARQQVLVPAPPQGWSGQPQALDVFNVFAGEVRVQHGDREICGNMHDARTRDSRFRAGIGLVAVPPAGSHEPFLVSWQTPLKARWVPTLRLGAPSPVQQNDTARLLVRAACIAVAIALALSALMAFLTTRDRSFLVYIAGTTVMVLWQAILGGLSGYPEPWLPVGEHGAWWLLALTAATQALVLPALWRLNGGDRVLPRSRPAQLAVLWTLMALAVLVPWLRWEHLAWVAKGLQVSYLSGCGLALMVGVWARWRGDRWAQAGLAALAPMLVLIIADACGAAWLLEYRVEALQLAVTWLLMMAAYALNQRLGRLRQQRDELRQLAETDGLTGLPNRRAGLQQLARHLERVDRERGPLVIGFLDIDLFKDINDRHGHAVGDQVLVAVARALRAAVRSQDEVVRMGGEEFLLLMPGMPREAASARLDRLRQRITEAGQALQVPGLEVTASIGLAQWRPGEDDLAGLLRRADHAMYVAKRAGRNRVFDGEELDPPALA
- a CDS encoding pseudouridine synthase is translated as MTTRLNKHIADTGFCSRREADRLIAARRVTVNGHPAGTGAVVGEEDQVLVDGQPLRARVARKPGARRHVYIALNKPVGVTCTTETSVKGNIVDFVGHEQRIFPIGRLDKESEGLILMTSNGDIVNQILRAENGHQKEYLVAVNKPVTDEFLRGMARGVRIHDQMTLPCKASRIAKFGFRITLQQGLNRQIRLMAAEFGYRVTQLRRVRIDNIKIGALKPGQWRNLTEQELQGLLPKQLDW
- a CDS encoding sensor domain-containing diguanylate cyclase, with amino-acid sequence MIKPDKPANEALRLEALYRYRILDSQREKSFDDLVAIAKAVCGTSMAAVTLIDVERQWFKSIQGIDAAENLRSESMCGHAILQPQEIMVVEDALQDIRFHDNPVVTGDPHIRFYAGAPLISSDGLPLGTLCVFDAHPQHLPSDKAEALAALSRQVMLVMELRRFALDIQKHMLERDDYERLLAEYQDVLLAQNADLAEQSRTDALTGLPNRRAMAAALEEAVVEIDGQPGVACVALLDIDHFKHINDFQGHATGDRVLAELGVLLRSHFAGRGMAARYGGEEFVAVMPGTDLHTAELQCEFLRLAVADLPLGFPVTISIGVAQHQPGESVDDMLARADKALYRAKGNGRNRVERAG
- a CDS encoding AAA family ATPase, translating into MLQTLAIAHYRSLHGLVLPLQPLNVVTGDNGSGKSSLYRALRLLAETAQGGVAAVLAREGGLGSALWAGPEKMDRRVAAGEIPLQGGPRQESVGLKLGFTTDEFGYAIDLGYPPPSRSAFALDPQIKAEAIWAGPFLRSANLLVDRRGAMVRQRHARGWDLVDDRLSLFDSLFTQVGDPQRMPETIALREYIRRWRFYDHFRSDADAPARQPAMATRTPVLHHDGRDLAAAWVTILEIGDPGALARSVEDAFPGATVGFEELDGRLALRFHQPGLLRPLSMAELSDGTLRFLLLAAALHTPRPPPLLVLNEPETSLHPDLLPALARLIIAASARSQVWVVSHASRLIAALEQAPGCHSLHLHKEQGRTLLSGQGLLDAPAWHWPQR